The Maylandia zebra isolate NMK-2024a linkage group LG7, Mzebra_GT3a, whole genome shotgun sequence genome contains a region encoding:
- the LOC143419394 gene encoding uncharacterized protein LOC143419394, whose product MGQEEMHPNHTTPHISPVPSKPVFPGYYSLIPLVVLILIGCIVAVVVYIRRKMRLDDLRHRLIPLYSYDPAEEQEDWGDAGREDEDAELNEPLYKKAQLTISSGYAT is encoded by the exons ATGGGGCAGGAAGAAATGCATCCGAACCACACAACTCCCCATATTTCACCAGTACCCAGCAAACCTGTATTTCCTGGTTACTATTCACTCATCCCTTTGGTTGTGCTCATACTGATTGGATGTATAGTGGCAGtg GTTGTTTATATCAGAAGAAAAATGAG attGGATGATTTGCGGCATAGGTTGATTCCTTTGTACAGCTACGACCCTGCAGAGGAACAGGAAGACTGGGGTGATGCTGGCAGGGAGGATGAGGATGCGGAGCTCAAT GAACCTTTGTACAAGAAGGCACAGCTCACCATTTCCTCTGGCTACGCAACATGA